A genomic window from Eriocheir sinensis breed Jianghai 21 chromosome 9, ASM2467909v1, whole genome shotgun sequence includes:
- the LOC126996176 gene encoding thioredoxin, mitochondrial-like → MLPRCLSRLSHPVRRLSTHTAARASFTVHDEEDFKDRVLNSSTPVVVDFHAQWCGPCKLLGPRLETIIGGKGEKVHLAKVDIDDVSDLALDYGVSAVPSVLAVKDGKVVDKFVGLQEESRIEAFVSRLIGE, encoded by the exons ATGCTGCCCCGGTGCCTGTCCCGCCTGTCACACCCCGTTAGGCGCCTCAGCACCCACACCGCCGCCAGGGCCTCCTTCACCGTGCACGACGAGGAGGACTTCAAAGACCGGGTCCTCAACTCCTCCACCCCAGTCGTTGTTGATTTTCATGCACA GTGGTGTGGGCCGTGCAAGCTGCTGGGGCCGCGGCTGGAGACCATCATCGGGGGCAAGGGTGAGAAGGTCCACCTGGCCAAGGTCGACATCGATGACGTGTCTGACTTGGCCCTCGACTATGGG GTGTCGGCAGTTCCCTCAGTCCTGGCGGTGAAGGACGGGAAGGTCGTGGACAAGTTTGTGGGTCTACAAGAGGAGTCTAGGATTGAAGCGTTCGTCAGTCGCCTTATCGGGGAGTAA